The proteins below come from a single Corynebacterium cystitidis genomic window:
- the dnaB gene encoding replicative DNA helicase has product MASSEGVASFDDEGFVPQPDTQDNRGESRSYRRKANFNRQDEGMHEYRQPPHDRQAEMGVLGSMLLSPNTVLDVIEELSAEDFYFPAHQLIYQAIMDLYASGSEIDPVIVAGRLDRLNELERVGGAPYLHTLISEVPTAANARYYAEIVAEKSVLRQLVNAGTRVVQMGYDGTEGMEVEAVVDMAQQEVFKVAQNRTTEDYQSLSELLKPTVDELAKIERGGGLEQGVPTGFVDLDRLTNGLHAGQMVIIAARPGVGKSTLALDFMRSCSIHSGKTSAIFSLEMSATEIVMRLLSAETEIKLSSMRAGTMEESDWVKLTNRLEEIQEAPIFIDDSPNLTMMEIRSKARRLKQQHGLDLVVLDYLQLMSSGRKVESRQQEVSEFSRQMKLLAKELEVPVIAISQLNRGPEARTDKKPQLADLRESGSLEQDADMVFLLYRPDSQDRDDERAGEADIIVAKHRGGPIDTISVAHQLHYSRFVNMAHG; this is encoded by the coding sequence ATGGCTTCCAGTGAGGGCGTAGCAAGCTTCGACGACGAAGGCTTTGTGCCACAGCCGGACACCCAGGACAACCGCGGTGAGAGTCGCAGTTATCGTCGAAAAGCGAACTTCAACCGCCAAGACGAAGGCATGCACGAATACCGTCAACCGCCGCATGACCGGCAGGCGGAGATGGGCGTGCTGGGCTCAATGCTGCTCAGCCCCAACACTGTGTTGGATGTCATCGAGGAACTGAGTGCTGAGGACTTCTACTTTCCGGCGCACCAGCTGATCTACCAGGCAATCATGGACCTGTACGCTTCGGGCAGCGAGATCGATCCGGTGATTGTGGCGGGGCGGTTAGATCGGTTAAATGAGCTGGAGCGTGTTGGTGGAGCCCCCTACCTGCACACTCTGATTTCGGAGGTGCCTACAGCGGCGAACGCACGCTACTACGCGGAGATTGTGGCGGAGAAGTCAGTGCTGCGCCAGCTTGTTAATGCTGGTACACGCGTGGTGCAAATGGGCTATGACGGCACTGAGGGGATGGAGGTTGAGGCCGTGGTGGACATGGCCCAACAGGAAGTGTTTAAAGTGGCTCAGAATCGGACCACGGAGGACTACCAATCCTTATCGGAGCTGCTTAAGCCCACTGTTGATGAGTTGGCAAAGATTGAGCGTGGCGGTGGTTTGGAGCAGGGCGTGCCGACGGGTTTCGTGGACCTTGACCGCCTCACCAACGGGCTGCATGCCGGGCAGATGGTGATTATCGCGGCGCGTCCAGGTGTAGGCAAGTCCACACTCGCGTTGGATTTCATGCGCTCGTGTTCGATCCACAGCGGGAAAACCTCGGCGATTTTCTCGCTGGAAATGTCTGCCACCGAGATTGTCATGCGCTTGCTGAGTGCTGAGACAGAGATCAAGCTGTCAAGTATGCGCGCCGGCACCATGGAGGAAAGCGACTGGGTAAAGTTGACCAACCGCCTGGAAGAAATCCAGGAGGCCCCGATCTTCATCGACGATTCCCCGAACTTGACCATGATGGAAATCCGCTCCAAGGCGCGTCGCTTGAAGCAGCAACATGGCCTTGACCTAGTGGTGCTGGACTACCTGCAGCTGATGAGTTCCGGTAGGAAGGTGGAGTCGCGCCAGCAAGAGGTCTCCGAGTTCTCCCGCCAGATGAAACTTCTGGCCAAAGAACTTGAGGTTCCCGTGATCGCGATCTCCCAGCTGAACCGTGGCCCCGAAGCTCGCACCGATAAGAAACCGCAGTTGGCTGACTTACGAGAGTCTGGCTCACTCGAGCAAGACGCCGATATGGTGTTCCTTCTCTACCGCCCAGACTCCCAAGACCGTGACGATGAGCGTGCCGGCGAAGCAGACATTATCGTCGCTAAGCACCGTGGGGGCCCGATCGACACGATCTCAGTCGCCCACCAGCTGCACTACTCCCGCTTTGTGAATATGGCGCACGGGTGA
- a CDS encoding AAA family ATPase, producing the protein MARIYRRPARHHQIPAGGLVFIRELLSVGRAEGWLSDVPGVQALQATGSLGLSAPLTVLTGDNGVGKSTLLEAIAAGYGFPRAGGPVGVSAGGLGGGSHSLLPYISLVLGERRKVGYFLRAETHFALGKKFGADGPGFEHMHRKSHGESVIDLLSTFPADGLYLLDEPESGLSPVRQMAAVGMLGRLLLGGSSAGAGLDAGTGAGAQIVMVTHSAIMLSLATAVPGARIVEITADGQFNTGLELEDTIAFRAMDDFLADPTEIARYMCEVTSHE; encoded by the coding sequence GTGGCAAGAATTTATCGCCGACCCGCGCGGCACCACCAGATACCTGCTGGCGGACTAGTGTTTATCCGCGAATTATTGTCTGTTGGCCGCGCAGAGGGCTGGCTTTCGGATGTGCCCGGGGTGCAGGCATTACAGGCCACCGGCTCCTTAGGACTATCCGCACCGCTGACCGTGCTGACCGGCGACAACGGCGTGGGAAAATCAACGTTGTTAGAGGCGATCGCCGCAGGCTACGGCTTTCCGCGCGCAGGTGGGCCGGTAGGGGTAAGTGCTGGTGGCCTAGGCGGTGGCAGTCACTCCTTACTTCCTTATATCTCACTGGTGCTGGGGGAGCGCCGCAAAGTGGGTTACTTCCTGCGCGCCGAAACTCACTTCGCACTAGGCAAGAAGTTCGGTGCGGACGGACCCGGATTCGAACACATGCACCGGAAATCACACGGCGAATCCGTCATTGACCTGCTATCAACATTCCCCGCCGACGGTTTGTACCTGCTCGACGAACCGGAGTCCGGCCTCTCCCCCGTCCGCCAGATGGCCGCCGTGGGGATGCTAGGCCGTCTACTGCTCGGGGGCTCCAGCGCTGGCGCCGGTCTTGACGCTGGCACTGGCGCTGGTGCCCAGATTGTCATGGTCACCCACTCAGCAATCATGTTATCGCTGGCCACAGCGGTTCCAGGGGCTCGGATCGTAGAAATCACCGCCGACGGACAGTTTAATACTGGGCTCGAACTCGAGGACACTATCGCATTCCGGGCCATGGATGACTTCCTCGCCGATCCCACCGAGATCGCCCGCTATATGTGCGAGGTCACCAGCCACGAGTAG
- a CDS encoding PspA/IM30 family protein, with protein MAKNPLSKGWKYLMASFDQKIDENADPKVQIQQAVNAAKEQHQQIAQQAASVIGNKKQLEMQLDRLQKSQADHQQKTRTALQAADEAAAAGDTEKAAQFNNSAEVFASQLVSIEQELENTKQLYAAAEQAAAQAEQQQKESEARLQGQLAEVDKLMAQADQAEMQEKTVEAMDTIGQFNSDDSVPTLDGVRDKIERRYADALGQQELMGNTVNDRIAEITATGTDMKAAAKLDEIRASMKSAGELTSGTTTDPATDTDGTK; from the coding sequence ATGGCTAAGAACCCGTTGAGCAAGGGCTGGAAGTACTTGATGGCATCTTTCGATCAGAAGATCGACGAGAACGCTGATCCAAAGGTGCAGATTCAGCAGGCTGTCAACGCCGCGAAAGAGCAGCATCAACAGATTGCCCAGCAGGCAGCGAGTGTCATCGGAAATAAAAAGCAGCTGGAAATGCAGCTGGATCGCCTCCAGAAGTCTCAGGCGGACCACCAACAAAAGACTCGCACTGCTTTGCAGGCTGCGGATGAGGCTGCAGCCGCAGGCGACACTGAAAAGGCTGCGCAGTTCAATAACTCCGCTGAAGTTTTTGCTTCACAGCTAGTGTCTATAGAGCAGGAGCTGGAAAACACTAAGCAGCTATATGCGGCGGCAGAACAGGCAGCGGCGCAGGCGGAGCAGCAGCAGAAGGAGTCTGAGGCACGGCTGCAGGGGCAGTTGGCCGAGGTGGATAAGCTGATGGCGCAGGCTGATCAGGCCGAAATGCAGGAGAAAACTGTTGAGGCGATGGATACGATTGGCCAGTTCAACTCTGATGATTCAGTTCCTACCCTTGATGGTGTGCGCGACAAGATTGAGCGTCGTTACGCGGATGCGTTGGGGCAGCAAGAGCTGATGGGTAATACGGTGAATGACCGGATAGCGGAGATCACTGCGACCGGAACCGACATGAAGGCAGCCGCGAAGCTTGATGAGATTCGTGCGTCAATGAAAAGCGCTGGAGAGCTGACTTCTGGTACCACAACGGATCCTGCAACGGATACTGACGGCACCAAGTAA
- the trxA gene encoding thioredoxin, protein MATIDLNEENFEQTVTQDGIVFVDPWADWCGPCKQFAPTFEKASEAHPDVTFAKVDTEENQQLAAALQVQAIPTLMAFRDGILVYREAGALPPKAFDDLIGQVKALDMDDVRRQVEEQNRQQ, encoded by the coding sequence ATGGCAACGATTGATTTAAACGAAGAAAACTTCGAGCAGACCGTGACTCAGGACGGCATAGTCTTCGTCGACCCGTGGGCTGACTGGTGCGGGCCATGCAAGCAGTTCGCGCCAACTTTTGAGAAGGCCTCGGAGGCGCATCCCGACGTCACCTTCGCGAAAGTGGATACAGAGGAAAACCAGCAGCTTGCCGCAGCTCTTCAGGTTCAGGCCATCCCAACTTTGATGGCGTTTCGCGACGGCATCCTCGTTTATCGCGAGGCCGGCGCGCTGCCGCCAAAGGCGTTCGATGATCTCATCGGCCAGGTTAAGGCCCTTGACATGGATGACGTCCGCCGCCAAGTGGAGGAGCAGAATCGGCAGCAGTAA
- a CDS encoding MFS transporter: protein MTTTKEQGLANEQGLTRAERLDRLPVTPKHRKLLVGSGIGWALDAMDVGLVSFVIAALAIHWDLDKTTTSWIASVGFIGMAIGASLGGLLADKIGRRQVFALTLLVYGLATGASALAVSVAVLLVFRFLTGLGLGAELPVASTLVSEFAPRKVRGRMVVWLEAFWAVGWILAAVIGTFVVAEGENGWRWGLALGAVPALYALYVRMKMPESVRFLEQKGRYDEAEEVVRSFEKDVDPAYYDPLTTAQTEEHLTGGMWGRDMRKRTLALWIVWFGVSLAYYGAFTWIPSLLVDQGFTLVRSFTFTLIITLAQLPGYAMAGWLIEVWGRRVTLSVFLVGSAVSAGLYGLATAEWQIIAAGCLLSFFNLGAWGALYAIGPELYPTAIRATGTGAAAAFGRIGSILAPLIVPPLLAFGNQAAVFAVFASAFMIAAVAAFTLPEQRGKMLD, encoded by the coding sequence GTGACTACCACAAAAGAACAGGGCCTGGCCAACGAACAGGGCCTGACGCGCGCTGAACGGCTTGACCGCCTGCCCGTCACCCCTAAGCACCGGAAGCTGCTGGTCGGCTCCGGAATTGGCTGGGCACTCGACGCGATGGACGTGGGGCTGGTCTCTTTCGTGATCGCAGCCCTTGCCATCCATTGGGACCTTGATAAAACCACCACGAGCTGGATTGCCTCAGTTGGTTTTATTGGCATGGCGATTGGTGCAAGTCTGGGCGGATTACTTGCAGACAAGATCGGGCGCCGCCAAGTTTTTGCCCTAACACTGCTGGTCTACGGCCTGGCCACTGGCGCCTCGGCCTTGGCCGTCTCTGTGGCGGTGCTGCTGGTGTTCCGCTTTCTTACCGGCTTAGGTTTGGGAGCTGAACTTCCCGTGGCCTCTACGTTGGTTAGCGAGTTTGCCCCGCGCAAAGTGCGCGGCCGCATGGTGGTGTGGCTTGAAGCATTCTGGGCGGTTGGCTGGATTCTGGCGGCGGTGATCGGCACTTTCGTAGTCGCAGAAGGCGAAAATGGGTGGCGCTGGGGCCTTGCCCTGGGCGCCGTCCCCGCCCTGTATGCGCTTTATGTGCGCATGAAGATGCCAGAATCCGTGCGCTTTTTGGAGCAGAAGGGGCGTTACGACGAGGCCGAGGAAGTGGTGCGCTCCTTTGAAAAGGACGTGGATCCGGCCTACTATGACCCGCTCACCACTGCCCAAACAGAAGAACACCTCACCGGCGGCATGTGGGGCCGCGACATGAGGAAACGCACGCTGGCTTTGTGGATCGTGTGGTTCGGGGTATCGCTCGCCTACTACGGAGCCTTCACCTGGATTCCCTCCTTGCTGGTAGACCAGGGTTTCACCCTGGTGCGCTCCTTTACATTCACCTTGATAATTACCCTGGCGCAGCTCCCGGGATATGCGATGGCAGGTTGGTTGATTGAGGTGTGGGGCCGGCGCGTGACACTGTCCGTGTTCCTCGTAGGTTCCGCTGTCAGCGCAGGGCTGTACGGGTTGGCCACCGCGGAATGGCAGATCATCGCGGCCGGTTGTCTGCTCTCCTTTTTCAATTTGGGTGCGTGGGGAGCGCTTTACGCGATTGGCCCGGAGCTCTACCCCACCGCCATCCGCGCCACCGGTACAGGGGCAGCAGCAGCTTTTGGCCGCATCGGCTCGATCTTGGCACCGTTGATCGTTCCGCCGCTTTTGGCTTTTGGTAATCAAGCGGCTGTGTTTGCGGTGTTCGCCTCCGCTTTTATGATCGCAGCGGTAGCCGCCTTTACCCTGCCAGAACAGCGCGGCAAGATGCTAGATTAG
- a CDS encoding heavy-metal-associated domain-containing protein produces MTKNYSVEGLETSADAEKLEAEIAQIPGFQGVDIEVETGHITVDGHAISDEHVRDAVEAAGFSLLEE; encoded by the coding sequence GTGACCAAAAATTACAGTGTGGAAGGGCTTGAAACATCCGCAGATGCAGAAAAGCTTGAGGCCGAGATCGCCCAGATCCCCGGATTTCAAGGAGTGGACATCGAGGTGGAAACCGGCCATATAACAGTGGACGGGCATGCGATCTCCGACGAACACGTCCGCGACGCCGTTGAAGCCGCAGGGTTTTCACTTCTCGAGGAATAA
- a CDS encoding heavy metal translocating P-type ATPase: MNNPETTDAPITAPVTLAQIDLGVTGMTCTSCSNRVQRKLNKVDGVDASVNFSTETATIKYDPAKVDKTHLIDVVKGAGYDAFTLADDNSDAAVAGNDEGGSTGAGSTVSGSPSSLSAQDRIDSARNDEADRLKSKLISSAILTVPIMLISMIPALQFTYWQWAVLVMTTLVYVNGGEPFHRATWANLKHGATTMDTLITLGTSAAYWWSIYALFFGNAGVTGMTMEMSLLPSDTSMDEIYLETTAVVITFLLLGRWFETKAKGHSSEALRDLLNMGAKDAAVIRDGAEVRVPIAQLQVGDRFIVRPGEKIATDGHVVDGSSAVDESMLTGESVPVEVTADDTVTGATLNTSGRLIVEATRVGAETTLSQMAKLVSDAQAGKAPVERLVDRISAIFVPVVIIIAILTLIGHLLVGHELAHAFTAAVAVLIIACPCALGLATPTAILVGTGRGAQMGLLIKGPEILESTRQADTIVLDKTGTVTSGEMNVTHIAAAEGCTNEEVLALAATIEAGSEHPIAQAIVRASQSTRSSMEPAEELTATSFQNEPGVGVSGMVGEDRIVVGRPAAPLGKLQQAFDQAQQAGGTPVVVTRNDEAIGTITVRDTIKDTSAEAVHHFQELGLTPYLLTGDNRGAAEAVAAEVGVAAQNVIAEVIPEDKVNVVRRLQGEGKHVAMVGDGVNDAAALATADLGLAMGAGTDVAIEASDITLMNNDLRSAVDAIRLSRKTLGTIKGNLFWAFAYNVVLIPVAALGLLNPMLAGIAMAFSSVFVVSNSLRLRRFRSSY, encoded by the coding sequence ATGAACAACCCCGAAACCACCGACGCGCCGATAACAGCACCAGTCACCCTGGCGCAGATCGATCTCGGCGTTACTGGCATGACGTGCACCTCGTGCTCGAACCGTGTGCAACGCAAGTTGAACAAGGTTGACGGAGTGGATGCCTCGGTGAACTTCTCCACCGAAACGGCTACCATTAAGTACGATCCCGCTAAGGTTGACAAAACCCACCTCATTGATGTGGTGAAAGGTGCTGGTTACGACGCATTTACGCTTGCCGACGATAACTCCGACGCAGCAGTGGCCGGGAACGACGAGGGCGGAAGTACTGGTGCCGGAAGCACAGTGAGCGGCAGCCCATCGTCGTTAAGTGCACAGGACCGGATTGACAGCGCACGTAACGACGAAGCCGACCGCCTAAAATCGAAGCTGATCTCCTCGGCGATTCTTACTGTGCCGATCATGCTGATCTCCATGATTCCGGCACTGCAGTTCACCTACTGGCAGTGGGCGGTGCTTGTGATGACCACGCTGGTGTATGTCAACGGCGGCGAGCCGTTTCACCGCGCAACCTGGGCAAACCTGAAGCACGGTGCAACAACCATGGATACTTTGATCACGCTGGGTACTTCGGCGGCGTATTGGTGGAGTATTTACGCGTTGTTCTTCGGTAACGCGGGTGTAACGGGCATGACCATGGAGATGAGCTTGCTGCCGTCGGATACCAGCATGGATGAGATCTACTTGGAAACCACCGCAGTGGTGATTACTTTCCTGTTGCTGGGACGTTGGTTTGAGACGAAAGCGAAGGGGCATTCGTCGGAAGCCCTGCGTGACTTGTTGAACATGGGTGCCAAGGACGCTGCAGTGATCCGCGATGGCGCTGAGGTACGCGTCCCGATTGCGCAGCTGCAGGTAGGCGATCGGTTTATCGTGCGCCCGGGTGAGAAGATCGCCACCGATGGGCACGTGGTCGACGGCAGCTCTGCTGTCGACGAGTCCATGCTCACCGGCGAGTCCGTACCCGTGGAGGTCACGGCCGATGACACCGTCACCGGTGCCACCTTGAATACCTCGGGCCGGCTCATCGTGGAGGCTACGCGTGTTGGCGCCGAGACTACGTTGAGCCAGATGGCCAAGCTGGTGTCAGACGCGCAGGCCGGTAAGGCCCCGGTGGAGCGACTCGTAGACCGCATCTCAGCGATCTTCGTCCCAGTCGTGATTATCATCGCGATCCTCACGCTGATCGGCCACTTGCTGGTGGGCCACGAACTGGCCCACGCGTTCACCGCCGCTGTCGCAGTGCTGATCATCGCCTGCCCATGTGCTCTCGGCTTGGCAACGCCGACCGCTATTCTGGTGGGCACCGGCCGCGGCGCCCAAATGGGCCTATTGATTAAAGGACCCGAAATCCTTGAATCTACCCGTCAGGCAGACACCATCGTGCTGGACAAGACCGGCACCGTCACCTCCGGTGAGATGAACGTAACCCACATCGCCGCCGCAGAAGGCTGCACAAACGAAGAAGTATTGGCTCTTGCTGCCACCATCGAGGCAGGCTCCGAACACCCGATAGCACAGGCGATCGTGCGTGCGTCTCAGTCAACTCGTTCCTCGATGGAACCGGCGGAGGAACTGACGGCGACCAGTTTCCAGAACGAGCCAGGTGTTGGAGTATCCGGCATGGTCGGCGAGGACCGCATCGTGGTTGGCCGCCCCGCTGCGCCACTCGGTAAACTGCAGCAGGCCTTTGATCAGGCACAACAGGCGGGTGGCACGCCAGTCGTCGTGACGCGTAACGACGAGGCGATCGGCACCATCACCGTACGTGACACCATCAAAGACACCTCCGCAGAGGCAGTCCACCACTTTCAGGAGCTAGGGCTGACCCCCTACCTTCTGACCGGCGATAACCGGGGCGCTGCCGAAGCCGTCGCGGCGGAGGTCGGTGTGGCGGCCCAGAATGTGATCGCTGAGGTCATACCGGAAGATAAGGTCAACGTTGTGCGCCGTCTCCAGGGCGAAGGCAAACACGTGGCCATGGTCGGTGATGGGGTCAATGATGCAGCTGCCTTGGCCACCGCCGATCTTGGCCTTGCGATGGGTGCCGGAACCGACGTAGCCATCGAAGCTTCAGACATCACCCTGATGAACAATGACCTGCGCAGCGCCGTTGATGCCATCCGCCTTTCCCGGAAAACCCTCGGCACAATCAAAGGCAACTTGTTCTGGGCATTCGCCTACAATGTGGTGCTTATCCCGGTAGCAGCGTTGGGCTTGCTCAACCCGATGCTCGCCGGTATCGCGATGGCGTTTAGCTCCGTATTTGTGGTGAGCAATTCGCTGCGCCTGCGCAGATTCAGGTCCTCATACTGA
- a CDS encoding heavy-metal-associated domain-containing protein yields the protein MAVKNYTVEGMTCGHCEASVKEEVGEISGVTAVTADHTTGAVSVTGENFTDDQVAAAVEEAGYALK from the coding sequence ATGGCTGTGAAGAACTACACCGTCGAAGGCATGACCTGCGGACACTGCGAAGCTAGCGTGAAGGAAGAGGTCGGCGAAATCAGCGGAGTTACTGCTGTTACTGCTGATCACACCACCGGCGCTGTTTCCGTCACCGGCGAGAACTTCACCGACGATCAGGTCGCAGCTGCCGTTGAGGAAGCAGGCTACGCCCTGAAGTAG
- a CDS encoding carboxymuconolactone decarboxylase family protein gives MNESKNVPDLVEVFPEIFKAQGKVIGQLLRTFEEVELPGGLVELVNVRVSQLNGCALCLVTHASGARDAGVEQAKLDVLAAWREQPGYFAKEECAALELAEEITLLPHGNRHLDAARKAREVFTEEQLAALEWAIILINTYNRISIMSGHQQG, from the coding sequence ATGAATGAGTCAAAAAATGTCCCCGATCTAGTCGAGGTCTTCCCTGAAATCTTCAAAGCCCAGGGCAAGGTGATCGGACAATTGCTCCGCACTTTTGAAGAGGTGGAACTGCCAGGAGGACTCGTCGAATTAGTGAACGTCCGCGTTAGCCAGTTAAACGGCTGTGCCCTCTGCTTGGTCACACACGCCTCCGGCGCGCGTGACGCTGGTGTTGAGCAGGCCAAACTTGACGTTTTGGCGGCGTGGCGTGAGCAACCCGGATACTTTGCTAAGGAGGAATGCGCAGCCCTTGAGCTGGCAGAAGAAATTACTCTTTTACCTCACGGTAACCGCCATTTGGACGCCGCGCGCAAGGCTAGGGAGGTCTTCACTGAAGAGCAACTTGCTGCGCTGGAGTGGGCGATCATCCTGATAAATACCTACAACCGCATCTCGATCATGTCAGGACATCAGCAAGGGTAG
- a CDS encoding NYN domain-containing protein: MLERTIVFVDTSYLLASFYNSWETGARSQLELDLPEVVNNLDQMITHQLHQPIHRQYWYDGIPESGPHRYQRALRTCDGVQLRTGQLIEWGERRTQKGVDTRLVTDIVVNAMRRQFTDFVLVSGDADMIPGVEEATNNGVRVHLYGFGWDSMSSALRHVCDSVTILDPREDFADAMQLQVLEGPLPPTIRERPIDDAEPIGQVQGMTEIPAPADNSVAPAPASSESTPSESVSSETRSSPTEGTTAAGIEAKPPVEAGDIPATEPAVTSEDDEPSEVEAELAKQPTPGPTPGDLSEGRKPTPKPSMMAPRRKLRSRYVPLPEEVWTSAGFQTPFDVGQQYATWWYDNAASGEQRDKAHTLSGGGLPPEIDRPLLQFACETLHEYTLSESQRVNLRDGFHSGIRGVLINMRRGE, from the coding sequence ATGCTTGAACGCACAATTGTCTTTGTGGACACGTCTTACCTGCTCGCAAGCTTTTACAACTCATGGGAAACAGGAGCGCGATCACAACTAGAACTTGATTTACCCGAGGTGGTCAACAACCTGGACCAAATGATCACCCACCAACTACACCAACCCATCCACCGCCAATACTGGTACGACGGCATCCCCGAATCCGGTCCCCACCGCTACCAGCGCGCCCTGCGCACCTGCGACGGTGTACAACTGCGCACCGGCCAGCTGATTGAATGGGGCGAGCGACGCACCCAGAAGGGTGTGGATACCCGTCTAGTCACCGATATCGTGGTCAACGCGATGCGCAGGCAGTTCACCGACTTCGTCTTAGTCTCCGGTGATGCCGACATGATCCCAGGCGTAGAAGAAGCCACCAACAATGGGGTCCGCGTCCATCTGTACGGATTTGGGTGGGATTCCATGAGCTCGGCACTACGTCACGTGTGCGACTCGGTGACCATTCTGGATCCGCGCGAGGACTTCGCCGACGCTATGCAGCTGCAGGTCCTCGAGGGACCTCTGCCACCAACCATCCGTGAACGCCCCATCGACGATGCCGAGCCTATCGGCCAAGTCCAGGGCATGACCGAGATCCCGGCACCAGCAGACAACTCGGTTGCCCCAGCGCCTGCTTCTTCAGAATCTACTCCTTCTGAATCTGTTTCTTCTGAGACCAGGAGCAGCCCAACTGAAGGGACAACAGCTGCAGGGATTGAAGCGAAGCCACCTGTTGAAGCCGGCGACATACCCGCGACGGAACCAGCGGTGACCAGCGAGGACGATGAACCGTCTGAGGTTGAAGCTGAGCTGGCGAAGCAGCCAACGCCCGGCCCAACTCCGGGCGACCTATCGGAAGGAAGGAAACCTACACCGAAGCCGTCGATGATGGCGCCGCGCCGCAAACTCCGATCCCGCTACGTGCCACTACCCGAAGAGGTGTGGACGTCCGCCGGGTTCCAAACCCCATTTGACGTGGGGCAACAGTATGCGACGTGGTGGTATGACAACGCAGCCTCCGGCGAACAACGCGACAAAGCCCACACCCTTTCCGGTGGTGGCCTTCCGCCAGAGATCGACAGGCCACTCTTGCAATTCGCCTGCGAAACATTGCACGAATATACCCTCAGTGAATCCCAGCGCGTGAACCTGCGCGACGGTTTCCACTCCGGTATTCGTGGCGTGCTGATCAACATGCGACGCGGGGAATAA
- a CDS encoding AAA family ATPase, whose product MFITRVRLDSLDGLPAWVQALPAVRSLYHEPLPLSAVTIVTGDNGAGKSTLMEALAVAMRVNVEGGSRHARFSLAHEKHELGRALVVTRERNPKDVFFVRGETFLHLGLYYASLGGPFAELPDLSHGQGLMEVYRERLDDGLVLLDEPEDGLSVFRQLELLGLLWHVVRRGGQVVMATHSPVLMSIPGATLLEVGAHGVVPVDFDEVEAVRAWQEFIADPRGTTRYLLAD is encoded by the coding sequence ATGTTCATCACCAGAGTGCGCCTCGACTCCCTCGACGGGCTGCCCGCGTGGGTACAGGCGCTACCCGCAGTGCGCTCGCTTTACCACGAACCCTTGCCACTGAGCGCGGTTACCATCGTGACCGGCGACAACGGTGCAGGAAAATCCACTCTCATGGAGGCACTTGCCGTCGCCATGCGCGTCAACGTAGAAGGTGGATCACGCCACGCCCGCTTCTCCCTTGCCCACGAGAAACACGAGTTGGGGCGGGCGCTCGTCGTCACGCGAGAACGGAACCCCAAAGACGTCTTCTTCGTCCGCGGCGAAACCTTCCTTCACCTGGGCCTTTACTACGCTTCGCTGGGTGGGCCGTTCGCGGAACTGCCCGATCTCAGCCACGGCCAAGGCCTAATGGAGGTGTACCGCGAGCGTCTCGACGACGGCCTCGTACTTCTCGACGAACCCGAAGACGGGCTGTCCGTCTTCCGACAACTGGAACTACTGGGACTGCTGTGGCATGTGGTACGGCGCGGCGGGCAAGTTGTGATGGCAACGCACTCCCCCGTGCTGATGTCCATACCAGGGGCAACACTGCTGGAGGTAGGTGCGCACGGCGTAGTACCTGTGGACTTCGATGAGGTAGAAGCCGTACGCGCGTGGCAAGAATTTATCGCCGACCCGCGCGGCACCACCAGATACCTGCTGGCGGACTAG
- a CDS encoding GntR family transcriptional regulator, with amino-acid sequence MDNTAEPLFRQIATLIEDSIVDGNLHPGQQAPSTNALAAFHDINPATARKGLNLLVDEGVLEKRRGLGMFVTEHAREVIVDKRKLDFAAQYLAPLVDEAVRLGYTRETLYDLIDRVAESRGMYR; translated from the coding sequence GTGGACAACACCGCCGAGCCGCTGTTCCGGCAGATTGCCACGCTGATCGAGGATTCGATTGTCGATGGAAACCTGCATCCCGGCCAGCAAGCCCCATCGACCAATGCGTTGGCCGCTTTTCATGACATTAATCCGGCCACCGCGCGCAAGGGACTGAATTTGCTTGTCGACGAAGGCGTGCTGGAAAAACGGCGTGGCCTTGGAATGTTTGTCACAGAGCATGCCCGAGAGGTGATCGTCGATAAGCGAAAACTGGACTTTGCAGCCCAATATTTAGCACCGCTTGTCGACGAAGCCGTCCGGCTGGGATACACCCGCGAGACCCTCTATGACCTGATCGATCGAGTTGCAGAAAGTCGAGGAATGTACCGATGA